CGGCGAGGTGCGCGCCCATGGACAGGCCGATGCTCGTGTCGAGTGCGCTGGAGACGACGACGGGCAGGCCGGCCTCGGCGACGATGCGACTCGCGGCGGTGACGCCTCCGAGCGGTTGCGCCTTGATGACGAGCAGATCGGCGGCACCTGCCCGCGCCACGGCGAGCGGGTCGGCCGCTTTGCGCACGCTCTCGTCGGCGGCGACGGGGATGCCCTTGTGGCGGATGCGGCGGCGAATCTCGACGAGCTCGTCGACGCTCGCGCACGGCTGTTCGACGTATTCGAGGTCGTATTCGGCGAGGGCGTGCACCGCGCGCTCGGCCTCATCGATGGTCCAGGCGCCGTTCGCGTCGACGCGGATGCGGCCATCCGGGCCGAGCAGTTCGCGCACCTTCGCGACGCGCGCCACATCGTCGGCGAGGGTGGAGCCCGGGTCGGCGACCTTCACTTTGACGGTGCGGCATCCGGGAAAGCGGGCCAGGACATCCGCAACTCTCGCAGGTTCGACGACGGGCATGGTCGCGTTGACGCGCACGGTGGGGCGCATGACGGCCGGCAGCGGGCCCCAACCGAAGTCGATGGCGGCGGCGAGCCAGGTGGCCGCCTCGGCATCGTCATACTCGGTGAACGGTGAGAATTCGGTCCAACCGTTCGGGCCTTCGATCAGCATCGCCTCGCGGGTGTCGATTCCGCGGAATCTCTGCCGCAGCGGCAACGCCACCACTCGGGCGGTGTCGAGCAGTTCGGCGAGCGTCGGCGTCATCACCCCAGTGTCGCAAGTTCTTCACCCGGATGCGCGTAATAGGCTCGAATGATGACGAACGAGGGTGAGGCGGCCGCCTCGGAGAGTGCAGGGTCGCCCCTGCCGCCGCGGGTGGTTCACGCCTTCGACGCGGATCGCGCCCACGCGCCGCAGCATCCTGAGCCTCCGCTTCTGCCTCCGCCTTCGGCTCCGCTTTTGACTCCGCCTTCGGCTCCGCTTTCGACTCCGCTTTCGGCAGAGGGGAGCGCCCCTGTCGCGCCTGCGCGAGCGGCGTCGCGCGGCCCGCTGCTGCTCGGCCTGCTTGCGCTCCTGCTCTCCCTTCTCGGGCTTGTGGCGCTCATCGTCGGTGTCTCCGTTGCCGCCCCGGCTGCCGCGACGGAGGCCGATTGGGCCGTCGCGACGGGCCTCTCTTTGGCGGCCAATGTGCTGACGGTGGCGGGCGTGCTGCTCGGCGTGGTCGTGGTGATCGGTTCCGTCACGGGCAGGCACCGTCTTCGCCGCGCGCTGCTGTGGGGGGTCGCCGCGATCGTCGTCGGCGTGCTGTCGAACCCGTGGCTGCAGGTTGCGGTCTTCAGCCTGCTGAGCTGAGCTGGCCTCGAACTGAGCGGGCCTCGAGCCGATCGCGCCAGAGCGCGATACCTCGACCGGCGGAGTTTCCGTAGGCTTGGGGCATGCCTGAGACTGCCGACGACCGCTTCGTTTCTGACCTGTTCGACGCATCCGTGTGGGTCGATGCTCCCGGCTTCGACGGGCTCAGCGATGTGACCTACCACCACGACGCGACGGGGAGGGTGGCCCGCATCGCGTTCAACCGGCCGGAGGTGCGCAACGCGTTCCGCCCGCACACGGTCGACGAGTTGTACCGCGCGCTCGATGACGCGCGCCAGAATCCGCGCATCGGCGTCGTGCTGCTCACCGGCAACGGGCCGAGCCCGAAGGATGGCGGCTGGGCCTTCTGCTCGGGCGGCGACCAGCGCATCCGCGGGCGTGACGGCTACAAGTACGCCGAGGGCGAGACGGCCAGCGGAATCGACACCGCCCGTTCGGGCCGCCTGCACATTCTCGAGGTGCAGCGTCTCATCCGCTTCATGCCGAAGGTCGTCATCGCGGTTGTGCCCGGCTGGGCGGCCGGTGGCGGGCATTCGCTGCATGTGGTCTGCGATCTGAGCATCGCCTCCGCCGAGCACGGGCGTTTCAAGCAGACGGATGCGGATGTCGGCTCCTTCGACGCCGGCTACGGCAGCGCCTATTTCGCGCGGCAGATCGGGCAGAAGAACGCGCGCGAGGTGTTCTTCCTGGCGCGCGAGTACAGCGCGCAGCGGGCGTACGAGATGGGCGCCGTGAATGCTGTCGTGCCGCATGCGGAGCTTGAGGCGACCGCCTACGAGTGGGCGCAGGAGGTGCTCACCAAGTCGCCGACGGCCATCC
This Homoserinimonas aerilata DNA region includes the following protein-coding sequences:
- a CDS encoding o-succinylbenzoate synthase codes for the protein MTPTLAELLDTARVVALPLRQRFRGIDTREAMLIEGPNGWTEFSPFTEYDDAEAATWLAAAIDFGWGPLPAVMRPTVRVNATMPVVEPARVADVLARFPGCRTVKVKVADPGSTLADDVARVAKVRELLGPDGRIRVDANGAWTIDEAERAVHALAEYDLEYVEQPCASVDELVEIRRRIRHKGIPVAADESVRKAADPLAVARAGAADLLVIKAQPLGGVTAASRIVAEAGLPVVVSSALDTSIGLSMGAHLAAGLPELDYDCGLGTAALLAADVTDAPLLPEGGAIQVRRIEVSGELLDRWAAPVDRAGWWRERLARCHALL
- a CDS encoding 1,4-dihydroxy-2-naphthoyl-CoA synthase, which encodes MPETADDRFVSDLFDASVWVDAPGFDGLSDVTYHHDATGRVARIAFNRPEVRNAFRPHTVDELYRALDDARQNPRIGVVLLTGNGPSPKDGGWAFCSGGDQRIRGRDGYKYAEGETASGIDTARSGRLHILEVQRLIRFMPKVVIAVVPGWAAGGGHSLHVVCDLSIASAEHGRFKQTDADVGSFDAGYGSAYFARQIGQKNAREVFFLAREYSAQRAYEMGAVNAVVPHAELEATAYEWAQEVLTKSPTAIRMLKFAFNAVDDGLVGQQVFAGEATRLAYGTDEAVEGRDSFLEKREPDWSPYPWQF